The following are encoded together in the Desulforegula conservatrix Mb1Pa genome:
- a CDS encoding response regulator: MTAISMHSGVFTNGHAIAEIVSKETGLKLILDKDIYEKTASRYSLKKETLERAVSGKAFVFNSFTHEKERAIAHLKTIVAEKLKDEPNSIFFGYLGMLIPENIRHVLRVLSISDTRHRVETGKARGLTEKEALKKIHSGDEKIFNWTQYLFQKEPWSPALYDIVIPADKMEVDAAARLIIDNIGNPAVKETQDSLQRVNDFILAAYVEKELTGKGHCVTVDADKDNVTIIIDKKVILLSHLEDELKSIAKSVPGVQSVTTKIGKNYYKADIYRKFDFELSYKVLLVDDERDFVQTLSERLHMRDVGAHVVYNGQEALEFADSEDFEVMVLDLKMPGIDGFETLRQVKQNHPDIEVIILTGHGNEDDKKKCLEMGAFAYLQKPADIDILTQTMKDAYAKVRLNKEKKA; encoded by the coding sequence ATGACTGCCATATCCATGCATAGCGGAGTATTCACCAATGGCCACGCAATCGCAGAAATAGTTTCCAAGGAAACAGGCTTGAAGCTTATTCTGGATAAAGACATCTACGAAAAAACAGCTTCGAGGTATTCCCTGAAAAAGGAGACTCTTGAAAGGGCAGTTTCTGGCAAAGCCTTTGTTTTCAACTCTTTTACCCATGAAAAAGAAAGAGCCATCGCCCATCTTAAAACAATTGTGGCAGAAAAACTTAAAGATGAGCCAAACAGCATTTTTTTCGGATACCTCGGGATGCTGATTCCTGAAAATATCCGTCATGTACTCAGGGTTTTAAGCATTTCAGATACCCGCCACAGGGTTGAGACAGGAAAAGCAAGGGGCCTGACCGAAAAGGAAGCCCTGAAAAAAATTCATTCCGGAGATGAAAAAATCTTCAACTGGACGCAGTATCTTTTTCAGAAAGAACCCTGGAGTCCGGCTCTTTACGATATAGTCATTCCTGCGGACAAGATGGAAGTGGATGCAGCAGCGCGTCTGATCATTGATAATATTGGAAATCCTGCTGTAAAGGAAACCCAGGATTCTCTTCAGAGGGTCAATGACTTCATACTTGCGGCCTATGTTGAAAAAGAACTGACTGGCAAGGGTCACTGCGTAACCGTTGACGCCGACAAGGACAATGTAACCATAATCATTGACAAGAAAGTCATTCTTCTTTCGCACCTTGAAGATGAACTTAAAAGCATTGCCAAGTCTGTGCCAGGGGTACAGTCCGTAACCACAAAAATCGGAAAGAACTACTACAAGGCCGACATATACAGAAAATTCGATTTTGAGCTTTCATACAAGGTTCTCCTTGTGGATGACGAACGTGATTTTGTTCAGACCCTTTCCGAAAGACTTCATATGCGTGATGTTGGAGCCCATGTTGTCTACAATGGTCAGGAAGCCCTTGAATTTGCTGACAGCGAGGATTTCGAGGTCATGGTTCTTGACCTTAAAATGCCTGGAATCGATGGTTTTGAAACCCTCAGACAGGTCAAGCAGAATCATCCTGATATTGAAGTCATCATACTCACCGGACACGGTAACGAAGACGACAAGAAGAAATGTCTTGAAATGGGTGCGTTTGCCTATCTTCAGAAACCGGCTGATATTGACATCCTGACCCAGACCATGAAGGATGCGTATGCCAAGGTTCGTCTGAACAAGGAAAAAAAGGCGTAG
- a CDS encoding response regulator codes for MGIKVLLVDDEKEFIDALAQRLELRGYDVQIAYSGIEAIGIITEKDVDVIVLDIKMPGMEGIEALGKIKALKPGIEVVMLTAHGSLSEAMTAMKKDAHDFIMKPAPIDVIIDKITTAYEVKTLNEQRNKVGKPSKADS; via the coding sequence ATGGGAATTAAAGTGCTTTTGGTGGATGATGAAAAGGAATTTATAGACGCGCTGGCCCAGAGACTCGAATTGCGTGGATATGACGTGCAAATAGCCTATTCTGGCATCGAGGCCATTGGCATAATCACTGAAAAAGATGTTGATGTCATTGTTCTTGATATAAAAATGCCTGGTATGGAAGGCATAGAAGCCCTTGGAAAGATCAAGGCGCTGAAACCTGGAATAGAAGTGGTAATGCTTACAGCCCACGGATCTCTCAGCGAAGCTATGACTGCAATGAAGAAAGATGCCCACGACTTCATCATGAAACCGGCTCCCATAGATGTAATCATTGATAAGATTACAACTGCTTATGAAGTAAAGACCCTAAATGAGCAGAGAAATAAGGTTGGAAAACCGAGCAAAGCAGATTCTTGA
- the mobA gene encoding molybdenum cofactor guanylyltransferase — MNYRFSGIILAGGNALRLGGQEKAFLEVGGQQMIERLLDVYREFFDDIVIVTNTPAQFIHIDATIVPDIIGKRSSMTGLHSGLFFARNDMAFVSACDSPFLQKSMIKLVLSNMKPHYDAVMPMHGNGFYEPLCAAYSRKLVKVFEKSLSNDIFTIRDALAERRLIPISEEKLRKADPELVSFFNVNTAEDLETANNLLKQITGQTK; from the coding sequence ATGAATTACAGATTTTCAGGAATTATTCTGGCAGGAGGAAATGCTTTGAGGCTGGGAGGTCAGGAAAAAGCTTTCCTTGAAGTCGGCGGGCAGCAGATGATTGAAAGACTTCTGGATGTATACAGAGAGTTCTTCGACGACATCGTGATTGTTACAAACACGCCAGCACAGTTTATTCACATTGATGCGACCATAGTTCCTGATATTATCGGAAAACGCAGCTCAATGACAGGATTGCACTCAGGGCTTTTTTTTGCCAGAAACGACATGGCCTTCGTGTCTGCATGTGATTCTCCTTTTCTTCAAAAATCCATGATAAAGCTTGTCTTGTCCAATATGAAGCCGCATTATGATGCTGTGATGCCTATGCATGGGAATGGTTTTTACGAGCCTTTGTGCGCGGCTTATTCAAGAAAACTGGTCAAGGTTTTTGAAAAAAGTCTTTCAAATGATATTTTCACCATTAGAGACGCCCTTGCAGAAAGAAGGCTGATACCGATTTCCGAAGAGAAGCTGAGAAAAGCCGATCCTGAGCTGGTCTCGTTTTTCAATGTCAATACGGCCGAAGATCTTGAAACGGCTAATAATCTACTCAAACAAATAACAGGTCAAACAAAATAG
- a CDS encoding sensor histidine kinase, which yields MENTNRQLRFFGNITAGATHEINNVLSVIKENAGLIEDLFMMAEKQGMIIPFEEKIKKSISSIKETVKKGAQVTSDLNAFAHIPDHDTKTVKVSEAVKMIARLNNRKASRLGIKIEVADKPESMEAVLSPVLFHKIIQIVIGILMDSAENGSVIRISSGINDSGSSRKLKINFAFEDPGTLLKDRLVSHPSYQDVAEVAEQMAAEVSASEEGIILCFDQIQ from the coding sequence ATGGAAAATACAAATCGACAACTTCGTTTTTTCGGAAATATTACAGCAGGAGCGACGCATGAAATCAATAATGTCCTTTCTGTAATAAAGGAAAATGCAGGGCTAATCGAAGATTTATTCATGATGGCTGAAAAGCAGGGCATGATTATCCCTTTTGAGGAAAAGATTAAGAAATCAATATCTTCGATTAAAGAAACCGTTAAGAAAGGGGCCCAGGTCACTTCTGATCTTAACGCTTTTGCCCATATCCCTGATCATGACACAAAAACGGTAAAAGTCTCTGAAGCTGTAAAAATGATAGCCCGTCTAAATAACAGGAAAGCTTCGAGGCTGGGCATAAAAATAGAGGTGGCTGACAAGCCGGAATCGATGGAGGCTGTTCTTTCTCCGGTCTTATTTCATAAAATCATTCAGATAGTCATTGGTATACTGATGGACTCCGCGGAAAATGGGTCCGTGATTCGTATTTCCAGCGGAATTAATGATTCAGGCTCAAGCAGAAAGCTAAAAATAAATTTTGCCTTCGAAGATCCGGGAACCTTACTTAAGGACAGGCTTGTATCCCATCCTTCATATCAGGATGTTGCTGAGGTTGCGGAGCAGATGGCCGCAGAAGTGAGTGCTTCAGAAGAAGGGATAATTCTCTGTTTCGACCAGATTCAATAA
- a CDS encoding molybdenum cofactor biosynthesis protein MoaE, giving the protein MKLDDFISEFKKNPELAKAGMILFHNGIVRETSRDGRKVTGLSVKADIPLLDSILEKYRQKPGIVDVRAVINSGVELKIGDDVMYLGVAGDIRENVIKTLEDCLNEIKSAVTSKTEFFEK; this is encoded by the coding sequence ATGAAATTAGATGATTTCATTTCAGAATTCAAAAAAAATCCTGAACTTGCAAAAGCGGGCATGATTCTTTTCCATAACGGCATAGTAAGGGAAACGTCAAGGGATGGAAGAAAAGTTACAGGGCTTAGTGTAAAAGCGGACATTCCTCTCCTTGATTCCATTCTTGAAAAATACAGGCAAAAGCCCGGCATAGTCGATGTAAGGGCAGTGATAAATTCAGGAGTGGAACTTAAAATAGGTGACGATGTCATGTATCTTGGTGTTGCAGGTGATATAAGGGAAAATGTAATAAAGACCCTCGAAGACTGCCTGAACGAGATTAAGTCTGCTGTGACGAGCAAGACAGAATTTTTTGAAAAATAG
- a CDS encoding MogA/MoaB family molybdenum cofactor biosynthesis protein gives MSFFQHKKSAPERVKTAILTVSTTRTKETDTSGKWMIKANKKEGHLLTAYRIVPDDVYQIKQAVLGILNDITPDAIIVSGGTGIADADVTIEAIKPLFRKELTSFGPIYAQLSFSEIESSAILSRSTAGIIDDTVVFCIPGSLNACKLACMELIFPELGHIVKHLRTG, from the coding sequence ATGAGCTTCTTCCAGCATAAAAAATCAGCGCCTGAGCGGGTGAAAACGGCTATTTTGACTGTTTCCACTACAAGAACCAAGGAGACGGACACAAGCGGCAAATGGATGATCAAGGCCAATAAAAAGGAAGGTCATCTGCTTACAGCCTACAGAATCGTGCCGGATGATGTTTATCAGATCAAGCAGGCGGTTCTTGGCATTCTGAATGATATAACCCCTGACGCCATCATCGTTTCGGGCGGTACGGGAATTGCTGATGCGGACGTGACAATTGAGGCCATCAAGCCTCTTTTCAGAAAGGAACTGACTTCTTTCGGCCCGATCTACGCCCAGCTGAGTTTCAGTGAGATAGAATCATCCGCTATCCTTTCAAGGTCAACAGCCGGAATAATTGATGACACAGTCGTCTTCTGCATTCCTGGAAGCCTTAATGCATGCAAGCTGGCCTGCATGGAGCTGATTTTCCCTGAACTTGGCCATATCGTTAAGCATCTTAGAACCGGATAG
- the rmuC gene encoding DNA recombination protein RmuC has translation MNLQNDALLLGVILGFAGFIIGLVAGRISGRNSAQRILSVDIADARSALAVSESALSMKSAENVALSEKIEEIRQKYHETAQSLAKTTAEIEAAGRQNEIMMADRDRLSNSFKTLSAEIFRETSKSFMDMAGQTLSRYFDSAKVELDKRDKAVEGMIQPVKEALDRFDSSGKALETERSKAYGSLSEQVTSLAKGQQTLEKETAKLVKALRQPHVRGRWGEMTLKRAAEMAGMAEHCDFVEQISGGGEDGRLRPDMLIRLPGGRNIVVDAKTPIAAYIDAVEAENDQEKAAFLKDHARQVSTHVLKLSQKNYWKQFSPSPEFVVLFIPGENFFSAALTEQPDLMETASEKGVVLATPSTLISLLKTVSYAWREDSVARSAKTVMEMGRELCERIQSVAIHVNRLGKDIEKCADTYNQAVGSLERRVFVTARKFQSLGLSSVDMKDESQKIDVKARMLDEQPSE, from the coding sequence ATGAATCTTCAGAATGATGCTCTGTTACTGGGTGTAATCCTTGGATTTGCCGGATTCATCATAGGCCTGGTTGCCGGAAGGATTTCAGGAAGAAATTCGGCCCAGAGGATATTATCCGTCGATATTGCAGATGCAAGGTCAGCCCTGGCTGTCTCTGAATCTGCCCTTTCCATGAAATCAGCTGAAAACGTAGCTCTGTCAGAAAAAATAGAGGAAATAAGACAGAAATATCATGAAACGGCCCAGTCTCTCGCAAAAACAACAGCTGAAATAGAGGCCGCAGGCAGACAGAACGAAATCATGATGGCAGACCGGGATCGCCTGTCCAATTCTTTCAAGACTTTATCAGCTGAAATTTTCAGGGAAACAAGCAAAAGCTTCATGGATATGGCTGGCCAGACCCTTTCCAGATATTTCGATTCCGCAAAGGTAGAGCTGGACAAGAGGGACAAGGCCGTCGAAGGCATGATTCAGCCCGTGAAAGAGGCTCTTGACAGATTTGACTCTTCAGGAAAGGCGCTTGAAACTGAAAGATCCAAGGCTTATGGCAGTCTTTCCGAACAGGTGACTTCACTTGCGAAGGGGCAGCAGACACTTGAAAAAGAAACGGCAAAACTTGTAAAAGCTCTCAGGCAGCCCCATGTTCGCGGAAGATGGGGAGAAATGACCCTGAAGCGAGCAGCTGAAATGGCTGGCATGGCAGAACACTGTGATTTTGTGGAGCAGATTTCTGGTGGTGGAGAAGACGGCAGGTTAAGGCCTGATATGCTCATACGGCTTCCCGGAGGCAGAAACATAGTGGTCGATGCCAAGACACCGATTGCCGCATACATAGACGCTGTTGAAGCTGAGAATGACCAAGAAAAGGCCGCTTTTTTAAAAGACCATGCCCGTCAGGTTTCCACCCATGTTTTGAAGCTTTCCCAGAAGAATTACTGGAAACAGTTTTCACCTTCTCCTGAATTTGTGGTTTTATTCATTCCTGGAGAAAATTTTTTCAGTGCAGCCCTGACTGAGCAGCCTGATTTAATGGAAACAGCTTCAGAAAAAGGCGTAGTTCTGGCAACTCCGTCGACTCTCATATCCCTTCTTAAAACCGTATCCTATGCTTGGCGCGAAGATTCCGTGGCAAGGAGCGCTAAAACTGTAATGGAAATGGGAAGAGAGCTTTGCGAACGAATCCAGTCCGTTGCCATACATGTAAACAGGCTTGGTAAAGATATAGAAAAATGCGCTGACACCTACAATCAGGCTGTAGGTTCCCTTGAAAGAAGGGTGTTTGTGACTGCCAGAAAATTTCAGAGCCTTGGGCTATCTTCAGTTGATATGAAGGATGAGAGTCAAAAAATAGATGTAAAGGCAAGGATGCTGGATGAGCAACCTTCAGAATAG
- a CDS encoding response regulator gives MRPKKILLVDDEAEFSSTLAERLTLRGFESDTAPDGESALVKIEEEEWGVAVVDLMMPGMGGLAALKRIKAMRPDLPVILLTGHGSTKEGMEGMSLGAFDYLIKPLAINELIEKIYEALAG, from the coding sequence ATGAGACCAAAAAAAATTCTTCTTGTGGATGATGAGGCGGAGTTTTCATCCACCCTCGCAGAGCGCCTTACCTTAAGGGGCTTTGAGTCGGACACGGCTCCTGACGGAGAAAGCGCGCTGGTTAAAATAGAAGAGGAAGAATGGGGCGTTGCTGTTGTTGACCTCATGATGCCGGGCATGGGAGGGCTTGCCGCGCTTAAAAGAATCAAGGCCATGAGGCCCGATCTGCCCGTGATTTTACTTACCGGCCATGGTTCTACAAAAGAAGGCATGGAAGGGATGAGTCTGGGCGCTTTTGATTATCTTATAAAGCCGCTCGCTATAAATGAACTTATTGAAAAAATATATGAGGCCCTTGCAGGATAA
- the moaC gene encoding cyclic pyranopterin monophosphate synthase MoaC: protein MSSLTHIDSEGTARMVDVTEKKQTDRRALAKGRISMSEEAFKAVMQNKIVKGNVLETARIAGIMAAKRTSEIIPLCHPLMLTHIQVDFTPDETNLSLEIFASVRTPGQTGVEMEALTAVSAAALTIYDMCKAIDKSMIISGIMLVEKSGGKSGDFKRS from the coding sequence ATGTCATCTTTAACTCACATAGATTCAGAAGGCACAGCCAGGATGGTTGATGTCACTGAAAAAAAACAGACTGACAGGAGAGCTCTTGCAAAGGGACGTATTTCAATGTCCGAAGAAGCTTTCAAAGCAGTGATGCAGAATAAAATCGTCAAGGGCAATGTGCTTGAAACCGCAAGAATTGCAGGAATTATGGCAGCAAAGCGCACGTCTGAAATAATTCCGCTTTGTCATCCACTCATGCTCACCCATATCCAGGTGGACTTCACGCCTGATGAAACAAACCTAAGCCTTGAGATTTTCGCTTCTGTGCGTACTCCGGGGCAGACAGGCGTTGAAATGGAAGCTTTGACAGCGGTCAGTGCGGCAGCTCTCACAATTTATGATATGTGCAAGGCCATAGACAAATCCATGATCATCTCTGGCATCATGCTCGTTGAAAAAAGCGGGGGCAAGAGCGGGGATTTCAAGAGATCATGA
- a CDS encoding transferase, producing MLELEKLIRRIITRVNVNLREFNFKVDSYAEVLPLEQLMKFYAFYGVTGDHPLYFNFEKSNIGGSYFLGKCQIDHSVLYKCDIRGDELKRKGDVFISGEDQILIDEDESIRIRDSLLVKTLVHSHSFDPENLEEFLIQNTISAHYANIHGSPMEGCFLGTFATVDKTALHSCKIGAFAYVNTGELYHREVLPGKVWIKGSGYEFIYNHERDVLAKYINRPVPGKMPEGEIMDFVESRKKEFQTAFDTIAIGQPVIVPQNTALSRYAVVKGDTRLSENVLICQRAYLDNAWMGPGTNAQENAYIVNSKLEKNDITAHGAKIINSHLGEKIFVGFNSFIRGSEVTPLEIGDNCIVMPHTIIDLAGPLEIPANTIVWGLIKSKSDLSENSIQIKELEMVSRVSGILRKGRMTFEGSGAKFVEAFAHRIEHILEANGAYFSGQSGSRGHAQAGQVIAYNIIQPYLTGRFQGLFPTMDIKP from the coding sequence ATGCTGGAACTTGAAAAGCTCATACGCAGGATAATAACCCGAGTTAATGTAAATCTCAGGGAATTCAACTTCAAGGTCGATTCATACGCAGAGGTTTTGCCTCTTGAACAGCTTATGAAATTCTATGCTTTCTATGGGGTTACAGGAGATCACCCTCTTTATTTCAATTTTGAGAAATCAAATATCGGGGGAAGCTATTTTCTTGGCAAATGCCAGATAGATCATTCCGTACTCTACAAGTGTGACATAAGGGGAGACGAGCTGAAGAGGAAGGGGGATGTTTTTATATCGGGCGAAGATCAAATACTAATAGATGAAGACGAATCAATAAGAATAAGAGACAGTCTGCTTGTAAAAACCCTCGTGCACAGCCATTCTTTTGACCCTGAAAATCTCGAAGAATTTTTGATACAGAACACAATTTCTGCCCATTATGCCAATATCCACGGCTCTCCAATGGAAGGGTGTTTCCTCGGAACCTTTGCAACTGTTGATAAAACAGCCCTGCACAGCTGCAAGATAGGAGCGTTTGCTTACGTTAACACAGGAGAGCTTTACCATCGCGAGGTTCTTCCCGGCAAGGTATGGATAAAGGGCAGTGGATATGAGTTTATCTATAATCATGAGCGTGATGTTCTTGCAAAATACATAAACCGTCCTGTTCCTGGAAAAATGCCTGAGGGCGAAATCATGGACTTTGTCGAATCCCGCAAAAAGGAATTCCAGACAGCATTTGACACCATTGCTATTGGCCAGCCTGTAATTGTGCCCCAGAATACTGCCCTTAGCCGTTATGCTGTCGTAAAGGGAGATACAAGACTAAGCGAGAATGTTCTGATCTGCCAGAGGGCTTATCTTGATAATGCATGGATGGGCCCGGGAACTAATGCCCAGGAAAATGCCTACATAGTGAATTCAAAACTCGAAAAGAATGACATCACTGCCCATGGAGCAAAAATAATAAATTCCCATCTTGGAGAAAAAATTTTTGTGGGATTTAATTCATTCATCCGTGGATCTGAGGTAACTCCTCTTGAAATTGGCGACAACTGCATAGTAATGCCCCATACCATAATTGATCTTGCTGGCCCCCTTGAAATTCCGGCCAACACAATCGTATGGGGTCTAATAAAATCAAAGTCGGATCTGTCTGAAAACAGCATACAGATTAAAGAACTTGAGATGGTTTCAAGGGTTTCAGGCATTTTACGGAAAGGGCGTATGACCTTTGAGGGAAGCGGGGCAAAGTTTGTTGAAGCCTTTGCACATAGAATTGAGCATATTCTTGAGGCAAACGGAGCGTATTTCAGCGGCCAGAGTGGCAGTAGAGGTCATGCCCAGGCAGGTCAGGTAATAGCTTATAACATCATACAGCCCTATCTCACAGGACGGTTTCAGGGGCTTTTCCCGACCATGGATATCAAGCCATAA
- the pyrR gene encoding bifunctional pyr operon transcriptional regulator/uracil phosphoribosyltransferase PyrR, translating to MTTEKTALSADDINRVLTRMAYEIMEIHKGVKNLALVGIQTRGVYLAKRLKAKIKEIEGESPLIGELDINLYRDDWTQIGHSPVVKPTEINFFVEGRKIILVDDVLFTGRTVRAAMDALMDFGRPGKIELAVLIDRGHRELPIEANYVGRFIDTLQTETVNVMLTEHDGEDRVVVK from the coding sequence ATGACTACTGAAAAAACAGCTTTGTCAGCGGACGATATAAACAGAGTCCTTACCAGAATGGCATATGAAATCATGGAAATCCACAAGGGTGTAAAAAATCTTGCCCTTGTTGGAATACAGACCCGCGGGGTTTATCTTGCAAAGCGTCTGAAAGCCAAAATAAAGGAAATAGAAGGCGAAAGCCCTTTGATTGGTGAGCTTGACATTAATCTGTACAGGGATGACTGGACCCAGATAGGCCATAGCCCTGTTGTAAAACCCACAGAAATCAATTTTTTCGTTGAAGGCAGAAAAATTATTCTTGTTGATGACGTTCTTTTTACTGGCAGAACTGTCAGGGCGGCAATGGACGCTCTCATGGATTTCGGAAGACCGGGCAAAATCGAGTTGGCTGTGCTGATTGACAGGGGGCACAGAGAGCTCCCCATAGAAGCCAATTATGTCGGCAGATTCATAGATACCCTGCAGACAGAGACTGTAAACGTGATGCTCACAGAACATGACGGCGAAGACAGGGTAGTAGTGAAATGA
- a CDS encoding sensor histidine kinase, whose translation MYKFAKTPSWLYLFKPPSEKSPAARYKKMRMNMVVITSIVTVLPLFFMFVVNSWQYYKSSKNESLASLQVLEDKTRHSIELFLEERLSTIRFISSAYSYEELEDPQKILRIFSVLRTELGGFIDIGLINDTGTMISYAGPYTLLGKDYGQQPSFQKAILKGQYISDVFMGYRAFPHIVLATHHINENGKGWIIRATIDTSSIDEIVRSMGLDSRSDAFLVNSDGIIQTKSLSHGKILEKCTINLPQSTDKTQTIEGVSSSGEDSIVAFTRVKNTDFTLVTVVPRKSLYKEWHSLKVDMLIVFLVSAFLIVITIFKISKILIHQVQVADSKRESAFRELQHSQKLSSIGRLAAGVAHEINNPLAIINEKAGLMGDLMEFEPEFKNKTKFMDLTSAITKSVERCRSITHRLLGFAKRIDVKIELLDINEVIKEVIGFVERETLYRKIDLQLELKQPIHLISSDHGQLQQVFLNILTNAINAVTDHGVISIETRSEEDGGASITIKDNGCGMNAETQKRIFDPFFSTKKELGTGLGLSITYGIIKKLGGEISVESKENEGSAFTIILPKEPLITEEEQ comes from the coding sequence ATGTACAAGTTTGCCAAGACACCTTCATGGCTATACCTGTTCAAGCCGCCTTCGGAAAAATCACCGGCAGCAAGGTACAAAAAAATGAGAATGAATATGGTTGTAATCACATCCATAGTCACAGTGCTGCCTTTGTTTTTCATGTTCGTCGTCAACTCCTGGCAGTATTATAAAAGTTCAAAAAATGAATCTCTTGCCTCTCTTCAGGTTCTTGAAGACAAGACAAGGCATTCCATAGAGCTTTTTCTTGAGGAACGCCTTTCAACAATAAGATTCATCTCATCTGCCTATTCTTATGAAGAACTTGAAGATCCACAGAAAATACTCAGAATTTTTTCTGTTCTCAGAACAGAACTTGGCGGATTCATTGATATTGGCCTTATTAATGATACTGGAACCATGATAAGTTATGCTGGCCCATACACCCTTCTTGGCAAGGATTATGGGCAGCAGCCCTCATTTCAGAAGGCCATTCTTAAAGGCCAGTACATCAGCGATGTTTTTATGGGTTACAGGGCTTTCCCCCACATTGTCCTTGCAACCCACCACATAAATGAAAATGGCAAGGGATGGATAATACGGGCGACCATAGATACCAGCAGCATTGATGAAATAGTAAGGTCAATGGGGCTTGACTCCAGAAGTGACGCATTTCTTGTAAACAGCGATGGTATAATCCAGACGAAATCCCTCTCTCATGGCAAGATACTCGAAAAATGCACCATAAACCTGCCCCAGTCCACGGACAAAACCCAGACAATTGAAGGCGTGTCTTCATCAGGTGAAGACTCGATTGTGGCTTTTACAAGAGTTAAAAACACAGATTTTACACTTGTGACTGTTGTGCCCAGAAAGAGCCTTTACAAGGAGTGGCATAGTCTTAAGGTCGATATGCTGATAGTTTTTCTTGTAAGCGCGTTTCTGATTGTCATAACTATTTTCAAAATTTCAAAGATACTTATTCATCAGGTTCAGGTTGCCGACTCAAAAAGGGAAAGCGCATTCAGGGAGCTCCAGCATTCCCAGAAACTGTCATCAATAGGCAGGCTTGCGGCAGGAGTGGCCCATGAAATAAACAATCCTCTTGCCATTATAAATGAAAAAGCCGGACTAATGGGCGATCTTATGGAGTTTGAGCCAGAATTTAAAAACAAGACCAAATTCATGGATCTTACAAGCGCCATAACCAAATCTGTTGAAAGATGCAGAAGCATAACGCACAGACTTCTCGGCTTTGCAAAGAGAATCGATGTGAAGATAGAGTTGCTGGACATAAACGAAGTCATCAAGGAGGTCATTGGTTTTGTGGAGAGGGAAACCCTTTACAGGAAAATTGATCTTCAGCTGGAACTCAAACAGCCAATTCATCTTATTTCTTCTGATCACGGCCAGCTTCAGCAGGTTTTTCTGAACATACTCACAAACGCCATAAACGCTGTGACTGATCATGGAGTAATATCAATAGAGACCCGGTCTGAAGAAGACGGCGGTGCAAGTATCACAATAAAAGATAATGGATGCGGAATGAATGCGGAAACCCAGAAAAGAATTTTTGATCCTTTCTTTTCCACAAAAAAGGAGCTCGGCACCGGGCTTGGATTATCCATAACCTATGGAATAATCAAAAAGCTTGGCGGTGAAATCAGTGTTGAAAGTAAAGAAAACGAAGGTTCCGCCTTTACCATAATTCTCCCCAAGGAACCACTAATTACAGAGGAGGAGCAATGA